AATCCCTATACTTGAGCCTATGAGCCAAGCCACCGCCGAACTTCCTACCTGGGATCTGGATTCTTTGTTTCCGGGATTTGAGTCGAGGCCATTCTTGGACACCTGGAACCAGGTAGTGAATCAACTGCGGGATTTGCATGATTTCCTGGAGGCCCATCGTATCGGCCAGGAGGGGGCTTCTACCGACCCACAGACTTTTCGTGCAGTACTGGACAGGCTCAATGCCTTTGGCGAGACCCTGGGGCCGCTCTTTGCCTACGTGCTGATGCGGGTGGATGCCGATAGCACCGACGCCGCCGCCCAGGCCAAGCTCTCGGAGCTCGAGCGGGTGCAGCTCGAGTACCAAAAACTGCGCCCCAGGCTCCAGCGTTGGCTGGCTATGCTCGATGCCGATGCGGTGCAGGCAGGCGAATACCGGATTCTGCTCGAGGAGGCCAGAGTCCAGGCCCAGCACATGATGTCCGAGCCCGAGGAAGTGCTGGCCGCCGAGCTGTCGCTCTCAGGTGGACGGGCCTGGGTCAAGCTCCATGGCAACCTGACCAGCCAGATTACGGCGGTGGTGCTGGGGGAGGAGCTACCTATGAGCGCCGTGCGTAACCTGGCCATGCACCCCCAAGAAGCGGTGCGTAAAGCCGCCTACGAGGCTGAGCTCCAAGCCTGGAAAGCCCACGAAGTGGCCCTGGCGGCAGCCCTCAACGGCTACAAGGGCGAGGTCTCGACCCTGAACCGCAAGCGCGGCTGGCCCGACGACCTAGCCCCGGCCCTGTTCGAGAACCGTATTGGGCGTAAGACCCAGGAGGCTATGCAGCGGGTGATGGTGGATAGCCTTCCGCACTGGCGGCGCTATTTTGCCCTCAAGGCTCGGGCTTTGAGCAAGAACCGACTCGACTGGTGGGATCTGTTTGCCCCGATGTCGTCCGGCTCCCTGCCCAAGAAATGGGGCTGGGAGGAGGGTCGGCGGTTTATTGTCGAGCACCTGTCGGGCTTCTCTAAGGCTGCTGCGGCGCTGGCTGAGCGGGCTTTTGCCGAGCGCTGGCTGGATGCCTCTCCGCGCAAGGGCAAAGTGGGGGGTGCGTACTGCATGCCGGTAGGGCAGGGATGCTCGCGCATTCTGCTAAACCACGAAGATAGCTTTGAGTCCCTCTCGACCCTGGCCCACGAGCTAGGCCACGCCTACCACAACCTCTGCTTGCGGGAGGTGCCCTACCTGCTGCGCCAGGAGCCCATGACCCTGGCCGAGACCGCTTCCATCATGAACGAGACCGTGGTGGGAGAGGCGGCCCTGCGGGTGCTACCCCCTGCCGAGCAACTTGGGGTGCTCGAGGGCGGCCTGCAAAGCGCAGCCCAGGTAGTAGTAGACATCCATTCCCGCTTTTTGTTCGAGCAGGCGGTGTTTGCCAGGCGCCGCGAGCGCGAGCTTTCGGCCCAGGAGTTCTGCCAGCAGATGTTGGAGGCCCAGCAAGAGACCTACGGCGAGGCCCTGGCTACTTATCACCCCTACATGTGGGCGGTGAAGGGGCACTACTACGGCTCCAACTTCTATAACTTCCCCTATGCTTTTGGGCTTTTGTTTGGTCTGGCGCTGTACCAGCGATACCTGACCGAGGGCCCCGATTTTGTAGCGCGCTACGAGGAACTGTTGGCCTCGGTGGGCAAATACTCCGCCGAGCAACTGGCCGCTCGTTTTGGCTTCGATCTGGAGACGGAGGCTTTCTGGCAGGGGGGCATGGCGGTTTTGATTCAACGCATCGAGCGCTTTGAGCAGTTGCTGCTCAGTAAGTAGAAAAAAAGAACTCACTAAATATAAAACAAATATTGACAAAATAGTAATCTCTGGTTTATATTTACAACCAGGGAGGAAGCCATGTTCGGACACTTCAACCAGGCAGAATTGACCGTTGTAATCAGGGACAAAATCCATGTCTATCGTCAGGAAGCCGACCGGGCCCGCCAACTGCCCAAGCACTCTTTGCGCTACCGCATAGCCCAGCAGCTTCGGGTCTGGGCTGAGGCTTTGGAGCCGACCCGGGGCTTGGTCTCCCAGCAGTTGGGCAGGGCCTAAAGCCACCCTTGAAGATGACGACTACCCGACCAGGACAGGTAAAGACCAGAATGGAGGTTCCGATGTCTGAACAAGAGCGCATCCAGGCCTTGCTGCTAGCAGGCAAAATCACCCAGCAGGAAGCCGAGTTACTGCTTTCGGCCCTCGAGGAAGGCGACACCGCGGCCCAACAGGCCCAGGCCACCCTGGGCGAGCAGTATGCCGCCCCGGCTACCGGATGGCAGCCGGAAGGGTTGCGCTGGGTGCGGGTTAGGCTCACCGCGGGTCAGCTCGAGGCCAGGCTCGACCCCAGCCTGCAGATGCCGGTGGTAGAGGGCCCGGCGGAGGTGCGCCCGGTGGGGGCCGACCTGGAAGTGTGGCCCGAAATGGCAGGGGGCAGCTTTTTTGGGTTGCTGGGCCGGATGGGTTCGTTGGAGCTGCGTCTTCCGTCCGGTTGGGGTCTGGAGATAGACGGCAAAGCTGCTCAGGTAGAAGCTGAGAGCATCGCGTTCCTCAAAGGCCGGGTGGCAGCGGGCAACGTGGAGCTTGTGGCCGTGGAAGGGCTCGACCTCGAGGTCACGGCGGGCAACATCGACGGCTCGCTTTTGCTGCGAGAAGGCCAGCACCGCCTGCGGGCCTCGATGGGCAATGTCGAGCTGGAAATGTTACCTGGCAGCAGCGTCCAACTGCACCCCAGCGTGAGCCTGGGCAACCAGGAAATCCGGGGTTTTGACCGCTCGGTGAACGGGGCCCACCGGCAGCTTGGGGAGGGCCGGGCCAGCCTCGAGGTCTCGGTGCGCATGGGCAACTTGGAAGTGAAGGCGAGGTAGGCCATGAACCCGGCCAAAAATCTGGCAAAACCCGTTCCCGTTCGAGCCACAAAACGGCGTAAAAGCAAGTGCACAAGGTCTGTACCGCGCCCGCTGCCCACCGTTTTTTTCTTTGCGATTCTCTGAGGAGCCCCTTTATGGAAGACAAAAAGCGCATTATGGATATGGTTCGGGAAGGCAAAATTACCGCTGAGGAGGCCATCCGCTTGTTGGAAGCGATGGACTCTGGGCGACCCCAGACGGCCCCCGGCGCAGGCTACGCCTACGCAGTGGCCACCACCCCACCCCCCCCAAAGGGCATCGCCAAGATGATCCGCATTGTGGTGGATGGGGAGGATGTCAAGGTCAAGGTCAACGTGCCTGCGGCCCTGGCCAAGTTTGCTTCCAACTTTATCCCCCCCGAGGCCAAACAGCAGTTGAGCGCCCAGGGGATCGATGTAGCAGGTATCCTGGACATGCTCAAGGGCGAGTTACCCGAAGGCCGCTTGGTGGATGTAGAAATCAGTGACGTGGCCAAGGTGAGCGAAGGCGAGACCAAGATGACCGGCCCCATGCGGGTCATGATCGAGGTGGTCTGAGGGGGGCTTTGGCCCCGGACGGAGGGAATGGGATGGTGGCGGTGTCGAAAGCGCTTCCAGTGCACTGGTTCTCAAAGCTACACCGGGTTCGGCCTCGGTTTGTGTATTTGTGGGTGCGGGTACAGGATGTGCCGCTGCCCATCTTTTTGTTTGCACCCCTGGTAGTGCTCGAGTTTTTCCTGTTGGTCGGCATCTGGATTACCCGGAGACAAGGCTTTGAGCCCCAGCTTGCCTTTGCCTTGCAGGCCCTGCGGGGCCAGACCTGGGAACTGCGGCAGATGCCGCCCTTCGCCCTGGTGGAGGTAAAGATAAAGCCCAAAGCCTTTTATCCCAAGGCCCCCACGCAGGTGTATGTCAAGATCGGGTTGTGGTGAAGTATGACCCGAGTTGGAGCTCCTATGAACGTCTTTCCCATGCCCACCGAGTGCCCGGTACAGGGTTGTAACGGGCGCCTGCACGTGACCGGACTGGTCTGTTCTGCTTGTCGCACCGAGGTTAAAGGCGAGTTTCAGCCCAACGAGTTTGCTCTCTTGCCCCCCGAGCATCTGGAGTTTTTGCGCCTGTACATCAAGGTGCGGGGCAACCTGAAGGAAGTGGAGCGGATTCTGGGGCTCTCTTACCCCACCGTTCGGGCCCGCTTTGAAAGCCTCTTACGGGTGCTCGGCTACGAGGAGGAGGTAGACCAAAGCCCCAGTACAGAGGAAAAGGAAGCCATCCTCTCGGCTCTGGAAAAAGGCCAGTTGAGCGCTGCCGAGGCTGCCGAACGCCTGCGCGCCCTCAAGAAACGCTAAAAACGGGGCGGTCGCTTCTCGAAAAAAGCAGCGATGCCTTCGGCTAGGTTGTCGGTCTCGCGCACCCAGGCGTTGGCAATGGAGGCCAGCCGGAAGCCGTCCTCGAGGCCCATTCCGGGCAGGGCGTTCAGCAGCTCTTTGGTCAGTGAAAGTGAGGTGGGGGCATTGTCGCACACCTCCTGGGCCAGAGCCAGGGCTTCGTCCAGCAGTTGCTCGGCGGGTACGACCCGGTTCACCAGCCCCATCCGGTAGGCTTCCTGGGCCGAGACCAACCGGCCTGTCAGGAGCAGTTCTTTGGCGTGTTTCTCCCCCACATTGCGCACCAGAATGACCCCTACCAAGGCAGCCACAAAGCCAATCTTCACCTCGGTATAGCCGATGCGGGCTTGCTCGCTCATCACGGCCAGGTCACAGGCCGTGGCCAGCCCGGCCCCGCCGGCTACGGCTGGGCCGTTGATGGCGGCCAGGGTGGGTTTGGGGAAAGTGTAGATGCGGTGAAAAAGACGCATCAGCTCGCGGGAG
This genomic stretch from Meiothermus sp. harbors:
- a CDS encoding enoyl-CoA hydratase/isomerase family protein, with product MLVIPSDHHDIRLLTLNDPQKRNPLSPALVEHLLAALEVAEQDPGIRGVVLTGSGQAFSAGADLAFLKSVTTAGAEANYAHSRELMRLFHRIYTFPKPTLAAINGPAVAGGAGLATACDLAVMSEQARIGYTEVKIGFVAALVGVILVRNVGEKHAKELLLTGRLVSAQEAYRMGLVNRVVPAEQLLDEALALAQEVCDNAPTSLSLTKELLNALPGMGLEDGFRLASIANAWVRETDNLAEGIAAFFEKRPPRF
- a CDS encoding M3 family oligoendopeptidase; amino-acid sequence: MSQATAELPTWDLDSLFPGFESRPFLDTWNQVVNQLRDLHDFLEAHRIGQEGASTDPQTFRAVLDRLNAFGETLGPLFAYVLMRVDADSTDAAAQAKLSELERVQLEYQKLRPRLQRWLAMLDADAVQAGEYRILLEEARVQAQHMMSEPEEVLAAELSLSGGRAWVKLHGNLTSQITAVVLGEELPMSAVRNLAMHPQEAVRKAAYEAELQAWKAHEVALAAALNGYKGEVSTLNRKRGWPDDLAPALFENRIGRKTQEAMQRVMVDSLPHWRRYFALKARALSKNRLDWWDLFAPMSSGSLPKKWGWEEGRRFIVEHLSGFSKAAAALAERAFAERWLDASPRKGKVGGAYCMPVGQGCSRILLNHEDSFESLSTLAHELGHAYHNLCLREVPYLLRQEPMTLAETASIMNETVVGEAALRVLPPAEQLGVLEGGLQSAAQVVVDIHSRFLFEQAVFARRRERELSAQEFCQQMLEAQQETYGEALATYHPYMWAVKGHYYGSNFYNFPYAFGLLFGLALYQRYLTEGPDFVARYEELLASVGKYSAEQLAARFGFDLETEAFWQGGMAVLIQRIERFEQLLLSK
- a CDS encoding DUF2089 domain-containing protein encodes the protein MNVFPMPTECPVQGCNGRLHVTGLVCSACRTEVKGEFQPNEFALLPPEHLEFLRLYIKVRGNLKEVERILGLSYPTVRARFESLLRVLGYEEEVDQSPSTEEKEAILSALEKGQLSAAEAAERLRALKKR